Within Leptospira noumeaensis, the genomic segment CCCCATTTTTTGCCACAAGCCTGACAATGTCCCTTCTTGTATCATCTGCCAAAACAGCAAAAGCATTCATATGAGAATAACTAAGAATATGCTTAATTAAGTCAATACTTAATTAATGATTTGATATGATTCTAATTAAAAAACACGGTTTCCTTTTTTATCACATTTATGTTTTTTTTATTGCAAACGTTTTTTAATCCGGTGTCATTCTCTCCATTGAGGGAATTCGGAACAATGTTCTTAATAGAAAGTTTCTAGAATTTCACGAATGAGGAAACAGATGACAACAGCAATACTTAGAAATCCGTCCGTTGTGGTGATCGGTGCTGGGATGACTGGTATCCTTCTTGCCATTGAATTGGAAAAAGCAGGGATCACAGACATTACGATTTTAGAGAAAAAAAATGATCTTGGAGGGACTTGGAGAGAAAACACCTACCCTGGTGTGGCCTGCGACATCCCTGCTCATATGTACACTTATAGTTTTGAGCCTAACCCAGAATGGAGCCATCGTTTTGCCCATGGAGATGAAATCCAAGCCTACTTCAAACATGTGAGTGAAAAATACAAGGTCACACCCAAAATTCATTTTAATGAAGCCGTTTCGGAAGCATCGTATAACAATGGAAAGTGGACAACAAAAACAAACCAGGGAAAAACTTACTTATCCGATTTTCTGATTTCTGCCACAGGGATTTTGCACCACCCAGCACGCCCAAACATACCAGGACTCGATTCCTTTCAAGGGAATTGTTTTCATACTGCCGAATGGGATCATTCAGTTGAATTAAAAGGAAAACGAATTGGAATCATTGGAACGGGATCCACTGCCGCCCAAGTCATCCCCGAGATGATCAAAGTAGGTAAAAAAGTTTCGGTTTTCCAAAGAACTCCACAGTGGATTGTGAAAGTTCCTGATACCAATTATACAGAAAAGGACAAAGAACGTTGGAGAAAAGATAGTAATATTCTCAAAAAATTTCACAAGTGGTACACTTTTGCTGTAGAACAAACATTTTCAAAAGCGGTCATCGGAAAAAAAATTCCCCACTTACTCATGAGTTTTCTATGTAAAAGAAATTTAAAAAACTCCATCAAAGATCCAGTCCTTCGTGCCAAACTAACACCTAACTACCGAGTGGGATGCAAACGTGTCATAGTGAATGGAACCTTCTATGAGGCCATCCAAAAACCAAATGCTGACTTAGTCACAGAGGGAATCGAAAAAATCACGGAAAAAGGAGTGGTTACTAAAGATGGAAAATTACATGAACTAGATGTTCTCATCCTTGCGACAGGATTTCATCCTTTTAACTTTATGCGTCCAATGAACCTAACCGGAAAAGATGGTGTCTCCATTGAAACTGTTTGGAAGAAAAAAGTCCAAGCCTACAGGTCTCTCTTCATTCCGCATTTTCCAAACTTTGTGCTCATGCTTGGGCCAAACACTCCAATTGGAAACTTTTCGGTCATTGCGATGAGTGAAGTCCAAACCAAATACGTTTTGAAGATCATCCAAGATTGGCGAAAAAAGAAATTTGATTCCATTGAAACCACAGAAGATGCTCTGAAACAATTTGCTGCTTACCTTAAAAAAGGAATGGGAAATACCGTCTGGCTCGGTGGGTGTCAGAGTTGGTATTTGGATCCAGATGGTGACCCTGCCATGTGGCCTTACACCTGGAGTCGTTGGGAAAAGGAAATGAAAACTCCTGATTACAAAGACTTTGAATTGAATTCTTTCTAACTTTTTTAGAATCCTAAACAACATTTTTTGCCGGTATCGCAGATTCTGCTACCGGCTTTTTTTTATACTCATCCAATATCTTTTGTTTTAAGAAATACTTTTTATTTCCATGTGCCCCTGCCATTCCATTGAATCACTGCACTGGATTCTTTCCGCAGGTCCCGCTCTCCGTTCCAATCTTTGCTTTCGCAAAGGATTTCCACTGCGATCGGTGGCGTAAAATTCCATCCTCATTCCAAAATTTGGATTACAAAACTTGGGTGTTTATTCCCATCTAACTTGGATACAATGGTTTCTAATATTTCTTTAGAAACTCCTACACATCCAGAAGTTGGTTTTTCTTCATTCCATGGATGTAAAAAAATCATACTTCCTAAACCAGGGATCGGCGGATTTGTATTGTGTTCGATCACAATAAACAATTCATAAATACTAGAATCCCAAAGAGAAACAGCACCCTTTTCTTTCTGTTTTAGGAATTGATTATAGTTTTTGGAAGTAGAGAGATCCGTCCAATAGTGATTTTTAAGAATTTTTGTATATTCTAAACTTCGAACTTCCTTGTTTCTTTTACCAAAGATTCTTTGGATTGGAAAAACACCTGTTGGTGTGTGCCCATCCCCTTCTCGTTTCTCTTCTCCCATTACCATTCCCTTTTTGCCTAGTCGCACAGGGAGATTTTCGAAAACAACCTTCCATTCCCCTTCCTCGACACTGTAAAAATGTAAATTTCCCTGAGTTTCTCCAGCACTTGCGGTGATGAAGAGGATTTGTTCGGAGTCGGTAAGATGAGTTTTGGGATTTGATGTACTGGCGAAAGCAACGGGAGCGGCTTTTAAAATTGAGGTAAAACTATAGAAAATGATAAAAAAACAGATTGAAATGCGGGAAATTGGTGAAATTCTAAGGGATATAACTAAGATTTCAGGGATTTTTGGGGGAAGATTTTGTGGATTGAAGGATTTCAAAACGCAAAAAACATCCGATGGCTCCCCCTGCTGGGCTCGAACCAGCGACCCAATGATTAACAGTCATTTGCTCTACCGACTGAGCTAAAGGGGAATCTCGAATCTCTGACCATGCTACGTAGGAAGGTCGCTAGGTCAATGAAAAAAAATATTATGACTCAAAAGAAATTTTGAAAAAATTCTAAGAATCGAGGGAACCTTAATAGAAAAAATAGATGTTTCCAACTAAAGATACCTTCATTGTGACATAATCCTCTCCGCTCCTGGTAGGGGAAAAAAATAGAAATTGTATATGTTGTTGTAGATGGGGTCTGCATGAAAATTGAGAGGCATTTTACCAAAGGGAATAAGGGTCTTTACCCGAATTTAACTTGGGTCCGTAAG encodes:
- a CDS encoding flavin-containing monooxygenase is translated as MTTAILRNPSVVVIGAGMTGILLAIELEKAGITDITILEKKNDLGGTWRENTYPGVACDIPAHMYTYSFEPNPEWSHRFAHGDEIQAYFKHVSEKYKVTPKIHFNEAVSEASYNNGKWTTKTNQGKTYLSDFLISATGILHHPARPNIPGLDSFQGNCFHTAEWDHSVELKGKRIGIIGTGSTAAQVIPEMIKVGKKVSVFQRTPQWIVKVPDTNYTEKDKERWRKDSNILKKFHKWYTFAVEQTFSKAVIGKKIPHLLMSFLCKRNLKNSIKDPVLRAKLTPNYRVGCKRVIVNGTFYEAIQKPNADLVTEGIEKITEKGVVTKDGKLHELDVLILATGFHPFNFMRPMNLTGKDGVSIETVWKKKVQAYRSLFIPHFPNFVLMLGPNTPIGNFSVIAMSEVQTKYVLKIIQDWRKKKFDSIETTEDALKQFAAYLKKGMGNTVWLGGCQSWYLDPDGDPAMWPYTWSRWEKEMKTPDYKDFELNSF
- a CDS encoding L,D-transpeptidase family protein; protein product: MKSFNPQNLPPKIPEILVISLRISPISRISICFFIIFYSFTSILKAAPVAFASTSNPKTHLTDSEQILFITASAGETQGNLHFYSVEEGEWKVVFENLPVRLGKKGMVMGEEKREGDGHTPTGVFPIQRIFGKRNKEVRSLEYTKILKNHYWTDLSTSKNYNQFLKQKEKGAVSLWDSSIYELFIVIEHNTNPPIPGLGSMIFLHPWNEEKPTSGCVGVSKEILETIVSKLDGNKHPSFVIQILE